In Debaryomyces hansenii CBS767 chromosome A complete sequence, a genomic segment contains:
- a CDS encoding DEHA2D13332p (similar to uniprot|P40527 Saccharomyces cerevisiae YIL048W NEO1 Protein involved in the retrograde transport from the Golgi complex to the ER and the endosomal membrane traffic) has translation MASSRRYSNDDWDSFEDLDNSLDKALNNASNNLFRYTNSKDNSRQNSQQSVGAIPLNNMSSEMDRDDYRMENEEDDSSPLIATGSYGQSRSFSSSTTSLNNTTRSISFTFRKLVKRTIGLFKLAKWELNQERARKNRGDTNNEFANERYISSRSQSKNSAYPSNAISNAKYNPITFIPIILYEQFKFFFNLYFLLVALSQIIPQLRIGYLSSYIVPLAFVLTVTMMKEAGDDIARRRRDKEQNNELYEVLSRSSPISLTQEVKMVASKNLKVGDLVRLHKDTRIPADMILLQTSEKDGTGEAFIKTDQLDGETDWKLRIASNVTQSMNNITQLINNISLIVSNPTKSIHHFTGKLIYHPPQQVGSASPVSNNETFALTIDQTLWANTVLASGTAIGIIIYTGIETRQSLNTTKTGVKTGLLELEINKLSKILCVVVLLLSIILVFANGWPLKKNWYIDIMRFLILFSTIIPVSLRVNLDLAKSVYASQIQNDMDISNTIVRTSTIPEDLGRIEYLLSDKTGTLTQNDMELKKLHLGTVSYAGDTLDIVTDYVAGMLSVMDNMHSKTSNSAVKKRDLNSKVCDLILTLAICHNVTPTYENEDDEINGAVTYQAASPDEIAIVKFTELVGLKLHRRDRHSISLLHLPTNQVLTFEILYNFPFNSDTKRMGIVVKDVNRNNIWFMQKGADSVMASIVSSNDWLEEESGNLSREGLRTLVIGRKKLNSKLYQEFVNKYQEASLSMHDRESSMQKAINHYLEKDVELLGLTGVEDKLQKDVKSSIELLRNAGIKIWMLTGDKVETAKCVSINAKIISRGQYIHQITNVSHSDLAMNQLDILRINLNSCLLIDGESLSIYMKYHKKEFFEIVIKLPAVIACRCTPQQKADVATIIKEVTGKRVCCIGDGGNDVSMIQCADVGVGIVGKEGKQASLAADFSIDQFCYLLKLLLWHGRNSYKRSAKLGQFVIHRGLLISVAQAVYSIASKFEPLALYQGWLMVGYSTFYTMAPVFSLTLDCDIDEKLTKLYPELYKELTLGKSLSYKSFFMWVLISLFQGSIIQLLSQGFQSLASEDFTKMVALSFSCLIYNELIMVCLQINKWNKVMLSTIIITFIIYIVSIPFLDEYFDLDYITSFSYTWQTLVILVISLFPVWASQAINRKLRPPSYAKVQQD, from the coding sequence atggCGTCTTCGAGGCGATATTCAAACGATGATTGGGATTCgtttgaagatttagatAATTCGTTAGACAAAGCTTTGAATAATGCATCGAACAATTTATTTCGATACACCAATAGTAAGGATAATTCCCGCCAGAATTCCCAGCAATCAGTTGGGGCGATACCGCTAAATAATATGAGTCTGGAAATGGACCGTGATGATTACAGAATGGAAAACGAGGAGGATGATAGCTCACCATTGATTGCAACCGGCAGTTACGGACAGTCGAgatcattttcatcatcaacaacTTCTTTAAATAACACCACGAGATCAATATCGTTTACTTTTAGAAAACTTGTTAAGAGAACTATCGGGCTTTTCAAATTGGCAAAATGGGAATTAAATCAGGAAAGAGCGAGGAAGAATAGAGGTGATACTAATAATGAGTTTGCTAATGAAAGATACATATCATCGAGAAGCCAGTCCAAGAATAGTGCATATCCAAGCAATGCCATTTCGAATGCCAAATACAATCCTATAACATTCATACCAATTATCTTGTATGAGCAGTTCaagtttttctttaatttatatttcttacTTGTTGCATTGTCCCAAATCATCCCACAGTTGCGGATAGGGTATCTTTCTTCGTATATTGTTCCATTAGCGTTTGTGCTAACGGTAACCATGATGAAAGAAGCTGGCGACGATATAGCTAGACGTCGTCGTgataaagaacaaaataatGAGTTGTACGAAGTGTTAAGTAGATCCTCACCAATATCTCTTACACAAGAAGTTAAGATGGTAGcatccaaaaatttaaaagtGGGAGACTTGGTAAGGTTGCATAAAGATACGAGGATCCCGGCAGATATGATATTATTACAAACCTCAGAAAAGGATGGCACAGGGGAAGCATTTATCAAGACAGACCAATTAGATGGGGAAACTGACTGGAAATTGAGAATTGCTAGTAATGTAACTCAATCCatgaataatattacacaattgattaataacATTTCGTTGATAGTTAGTAATCCTACTAAATCTATTCATCATTTTACGGGTAAATTAATATACCATCCACCACAGCAGGTGGGTTCTGCATCACCAgtttctaataatgaaacCTTTGCATTAACTATTGACCAGACATTATGGGCTAATACAGTTTTAGCACTGGGAACGGCAATTGgtataattatttatactGGTATTGAAACAAGACAACTGTTAAACACCACCAAGACCGGTGTGAAAACAggtttattagaattagaaatCAATAAGCTCTCTAAAATATTATGTGTTgttgttttattattatcaatcatTTTGGTTTTCGCAAATGGATGGCCATTGAAGAAGAACTGGTATATCGATATTATGagatttttaattttgttttctaCAATTATACCAGTGTCATTGAGAGTTAACTTAGACTTAGCAAAGTCAGTTTATGCATCTCAGATACAAAATGATATGGACATAAGTAATACTATCGTCAGAACTTCAACTATACCTGAAGATTTGGGGAggattgaatatttattatcgGATAAAACAGGGACGTTGACGCAAAATGATATGGAATTAAAAAAGTTACATCTAGGTACTGTAAGTTATGCGGGAGACACATTGGATATTGTGACGGATTACGTTGCTGGAATGTTATCAGTCATGGATAACATGCACCTGAAAACCTCAAATAGTGCGGTGAAGAAGAGGGATTTAAATAGCAAAGTTTgtgatttaattttaacatTGGCAATTTGCCACAACGTTACTCCTACCTACGAAAACGAAGATGACGAAATTAATGGTGCCGTTACTTACCAAGCAGCATCACCAGATGAAATTGCAATTGTTAAGTTCACTGAGTTGGTGGGATTGAAATTGCATAGACGTGATCgtcattcaatttcattgttGCATTTACCAACAAACCAAGTCCTAACATTTGAGATATTGTACAACTTCCCTTTTAATTCAGACACAAAAAGAATGGGAATAGTTGTGAAGGATGTAAATAGAAACAATATCTGGTTTATGCAAAAGGGTGCTGATTCAGTAATGGCAAGCATCGTCAGCTCTAATGACTGgttagaagaagaatctgGTAATTTATCTCGTGAAGGACTAAGAACCTTAGTTATTGGACgtaaaaaattgaattctaaGTTGtatcaagaatttgttAACAAGTACCAGGAAGCATCTTTGTCGATGCACGATAGGGAAAGTTCCATGCAAAAGGCAATTAATCATTACCTTGAAAAGGACGTAGAATTACTTGGGCTTACAGGtgttgaagataaattgcAGAAAGATGttaaatcatcaattgaattattaagaaaCGCTGGTATTAAAATATGGATGCTTACAGGTGATAAAGTCGAAACCGCCAAATGTGTTTCAATCAATgcaaaaattatatcaagAGGACAATACATTCATCAAATCACAAATGTAAGCCATTCCGATTTGGCCATGAATCAGTTAGATATCTTGCGGATAAACTTAAATTCATGTTTGTTAATTGATGGTGAATCTTTGAGCATTTACATGAAATACcataaaaaagaattttttgaaattgtgATTAAATTACCGGCTGTGATTGCTTGTCGTTGTACGCCGCAACAGAAGGCAGATGTGGCTACTATAATCAAGGAGGTTACTGGAAAAAGAGTTTGTTGTATTGGTGATGGGGGTAACGATGTTAGTATGATCCAATGTGCAGACGTAGGTGTCGGTATTGTTGGTAAAGAGGGAAAACAAGCTTCATTAGCAGCAGATTTTAGCATTGATCAATTTTGCTACttattgaagttattgTTGTGGCACGGTAGGAATTCGTATAAGAGATCAGCAAAACTAGGCCAGTTTGTTATTCATAGAGGATTGCTTATCTCGGTAGCCCAAGCGGTGTACTCAATTGCTTCAAAATTCGAACCCTTAGCCCTATACCAGGGGTGGTTAATGGTTGGGTATTCTACGTTTTACACCATGGCTCCCGTGTTTTCCCTCACGCTTGACTGTGATAtcgatgaaaaattgaccAAATTGTATCCTGAATTGTACAAGGAATTAACATTGGGCAAATCATTATCGTATAAGAGCTTTTTCATGTGGGTGTTGATCTCGCTCTTCCAGGGCAGTATCATCCAATTGTTATCGCAAGGCTTTCAATCATTGGCTCTGGAAGACTTCACAAAAATGGTTGCTTTATCATTCTCGTGCCTCATTTAcaatgaattgataatgGTGTGTCTCCAAATCAACAAGTGGAACAAAGTAATGCTTTCCACCATTATCATCACCTTCATCATTTACATTGTTTCGATTCCATTCTTAGACGAATACTTCGACTTAGACTACATCACTTCGTTTCTGTATACGTGGCAGACCTTGGTCATTTTGGTGATTAGCCTATTTCCGGTTTGGGCTTCCCAAGCAATAAACAGAAAATTAAGACCTCCGAGTTATGCAAAGGTCCAACAGGACTAG
- a CDS encoding DEHA2D13354p (no similarity) codes for MYSVRYRPYKTNSALLLGYLMLSTTVPFMFSYRETMNSPLSTKGTINARALFNKI; via the coding sequence ATGTATTCAGTTCGCTATAGACCATACAAGACAAATTCAGCATTGTTATTGGGGTATTTAATGCTCTCCACCACTGTACCATTTATGTTTTCCTATAGAGAAACCATGAATTCACCTTTGAGCACAAAAGGGACAATTAACGCACGagcattattcaataagatTTAA
- a CDS encoding DEHA2D13376p (weakly similar to CA4455|IPF8454 Candida albicans IPF8454) has translation MSHRKISQNGTKYEFRVFVAVILNQTDSQYRNMLRSGLMNGRFAVEHLFKRSGGRLGIREYSSESGKESMFLTDLLSRIDKISSTTKKIAEKQGSGAAGGLNKPRGSQGAAQGAARKARGPADKTVKARTEKVQVTDHPLFNAKIETRGPNRQGSGYKGPRSPRAGGAGGASATSSAGSARPAKRTTRPREPRRQKAIDVQPIKSKNITYGPYKPQMDSNTFLYGKVTSFNNCTTARVASVAKEALLDSKYPYMLPKDIVNNLAPGVTRNRFLLQSNFTLDVNTEKLSTRIKEVVKGEVADFPVDKSQFKDPEALKSALFTKSQLMKNGDLSLADKQKIFDVASGLKTPKQLVENAHWAKAE, from the coding sequence ATGTCGCACCGAAAAATTTCACAGAACGGTActaaatatgaatttcGAGTCTTTGTAGCGGTGATTTTGAACCAAACAGATAGCCAATACAGAAATATGCTTAGAAGTGGATTGATGAACGGACGATTTGCTGTTGAGCATTTGTTCAAGCGTTCTGGCGGGCGTTTGGGGATCCGTGAGTACTCAAGCGAGTCAGGAAAAGAGTCGATGTTTTTGACCGATCTCTTGAGCAGGATCGACAAGATCAGTTCGACGACCAAGAAGATAGCGGAAAAACAAGGTTCAGGGGCTGCAGGAGGTTTGAACAAGCCAAGGGGAAGTCAAGGAGCAGCCCAGGGGGCTGCCCGTAAGGCTAGAGGACCAGCAGATAAGACGGTAAAGGCCAGAACCGAAAAAGTGCAAGTGACCGACCACCCGTTATTCAACGCCAAGATTGAAACTAGAGGGCCAAATAGACAAGGAAGTGGTTATAAGGGCCCTAGATCTCCTAGAGCAGGTGGTGCAGGAGGTGCATCAGCCACAAGTAGTGCTGGAAGTGCCAGACCAGCGAAGAGGACGACGAGACCAAGAGAACCTAGAAGACAAAAGGCCATTGACGTGCAACCGATCAAATCGAAGAACATCACATACGGACCATACAAACCGCAAATGGACAGCAACACGTTTTTGTACGGGAAGGTTACCAGTTTCAACAATTGTACCACTGCAAGAGTGGCATCTGTTGCCAAAGAAGCATTACTCGACTCAAAATACCCGTACATGCTTCCAAAAGATATAGTCAACAACTTGGCCCCAGGGGTTACCAGAAACCGTTTCCTTTTGCAATCAAACTTCACACTTGACGTCAAcactgaaaaattatccaCCAGAATCAAGGAAGTTGTCAAAGGTGAGGTAGCCGACTTTCCAGTAGACAAGTCGCAGTTCAAAGATCCGGAAGCATTGAAGTCTGCCCTCTTCACAAAACtgcaattgatgaagaatggAGACTTGTCGCTCGCCGATAAGCAAAAAATATTCGACGTAGCCAGTGGCTTGAAGACCCCAAAACAGTTGGTCGAAAATGCCCACTGGGCAAAGGCCGAATGA
- a CDS encoding DEHA2D13398p (highly similar to uniprot|P07251 Saccharomyces cerevisiae YBL099W ATP1 Alpha subunit of the F1 sector of mitochondrial F1F0 ATP synthase): MLSARPVLRSAARSVAAVSRNLRVARPTQLAARCYASTKAAPTEVSSILEERIRGVSDEANLNETGRVLSVGDGIARVFGLNNCQASELVEFTSGVKGMALNLEAGQVGIVLFGSDRAVKEGETVKRTGKIVEVPTGPELLGRVVDGLGNPIDGKGPLNASSTSKAEVKAPGILPRTSVFEPMQTGLKSVDALVPVGRGQRELIIGDRQTGKTTVALDTILNQKRWNDGKDESKKLYCVYVAIGQKRSTVAQLVQTLEQNDALKYSIIVAATASEAAPLQFLAPFTACAIGEWFRDNGRHAMITYDDLSKQAVAYRQLSLLLRRPPGREAYPGDVFYLHSRLLERAAKMSDANGGGSLTALPIIETQGGDVSAYIPTNVISITDGQIFLEAELFYKGIRPAINVGLSVSRVGSAAQVKAMKQVAGSLKLYLAQYREVAAFAQFGSDLDASTKQTLNRGERLTNILKQKQGSPLAAEEQVPLIYAGVNGFLDEVALDRLAEFEESFASHLKSNDSDILDAIREKGELSKELLEKLRSTTESFVASF; this comes from the exons ATGTTGTCAGCTCGTCCTGTTTTACGTAGTGCTGCTCGTTCAGTTGCTGCCGTTTCTAGAAACTTACGTGTC GCTCGTCCAACTCAATTAGCCGCTAGATGTTACGCTTCTACCAAGGCTGCACCAACTGAAGTTTCTTCTATCttagaagaaagaattagagGTGTCTCTGATGAAGCCAACTTGAACGAAACCGGTAGAGTTTTGTCTGTTGG TGATGGTATCGCCCGTGTTTTCGGTTTAAACAACTGTCAAGCCTCTGAATTGGTTGAATTCACCTCCGGTGTTAAGGGTATGGCCTTGAACTTGGAAGCCGGTCAAGTCGGTATTGTCTTGTTCGGTTCCGACAGAGCTGTCAAGGAAGGTGAAACCGTCAAGAGAACTGGTAAGATTGTCGAAGTCCCAACCGGTCCTGAATTATTAGGTCGTGTTGTCGACGGTTTAGGTAACCCAATTGATGGTAAGGGACCATTGAACGCTTCTTCCACCTCCAAGGCTGAAGTCAAGGCCCCAGGTATTTTACCAAGAACCTCTGTTTTTGAACCAATGCAAACCGGTTTAAAGTCTGTTGATGCTTTAGTCCCAGTCGGTAGAGGTCAAAGAGAATTGATTATTGGTGATCGTCAAACCGGTAAGACCACTGTTGCCTTAGATACCATCTTGAACCAAAAGAGATGGAACGATGGAAAGGATGAATCTAAGAAGTTATACTGTGTTTACGTTGCCATTGGTCAAAAGAGATCCACTGTTGCTCAATTAGTTCAAACTTTAGAACAAAACGATGCCTTGAAATACTCCATTATTGTTGCTGCTACTGCTTCTGAAGCCGCTCCATTACAATTCTTGGCTCCTTTCACTGCTTGTGCTATTGGTGAATGGTTCAGAGACAACGGTAGACACGCCATGATTACTTACGATGATTTATCTAAGCAAGCTGTCGCCTACCGTCAATTATCCTTATTATTAAGACGTCCTCCAGGTCGTGAAGCTTACCCAGGTGATGTTTTCTACTTACATTCCAGATTATTGGAAAGAGCTGCTAAGATGTCTGATGCTAACGGTGGTGGTTCTTTAACCGCTTTACCAATCATTGAAACCCAAGGTGGTGATGTCTCTGCTTATATTCCAACTAACGTTATTTCCATTACTGATGGTCAAATTTTCTTGGAAGCCGAATTATTCTACAAGGGTATTAGACCAGCTATTAACGTCGGTTTATCCGTTTCCCGTGTTGGTTCTGCTGCTCAAGTTAAAGCTATGAAACAAGTTGCTGGTTCATTAAAATTGTACTTGGCTCAATACAGAGAAGTTGCTGCATTCGCTCAATTCGGTTCTGATTTAGATGCTTCTACTAAGCAAACCTTAAACAGAGGTGAAAGATTAACCAACATATTAAAACAAAAGCAAGGTTCCCCATTAGCTGCTGAAGAACAAGTTCCATTAATTTATGCTGGTGTTAACGGTTTCTTAGATGAAGTCGCCTTAGACAGATTAGCtgaattcgaagaatcTTTCGCATCTCACTTAAAGTCTAATGATTCCGATATCTTAGATGCCATTCGTGAAAAGGGTGAATTATCTAAGGAACTCttagaaaaattgagaTCCACCACTGAATCTTTCGTTGCTTCTTTCTAA
- a CDS encoding DEHA2D13420p (similar to CA4458|IPF8464 Candida albicans IPF8464), with the protein MGKKSKSKVPQQKLDLSEEIISNESRKVADYDYDLLQSGNPDKQFENDLDYLLESVDNQPMRRSDAKESFIPDEIANYEEAISNDGPVSKGRRAKKFKITLTDITKDINDINFSSDSEHEKPIETSKTKKEKTKTKTKTKPDLDIGKLERRIVADNPDEIENHSSESEEIKQRRKEKRQRKDQRRKLRKANQQESNNDSTTEQPEPSKNINEKITSNEPSDQEMKKKSKKDKKKKKEKSNTNTKIFKEDIKHEELENNNGPDSVELTEEEIAEALKKEENEIDSALNESLKKSKRKDRKKKKQARDENPNKEQSPDSTILVSKTDELVTLDELKSQKVVDQEYSIYDEEANLTRKERDRLHRERSSETSYKESKDKHSPFDVTLRSTMKTNTNKKYSDSLPAVQCIKTIIGLSHQQILSLSLSDVKIKTIVSSSSISKFAHHVLKFVIKYSHDLFSDDQKKLTFFKLCMNVALYESSGFRKTVQSCPYVLEWFGHYDELTLEQTHTRLTPSSRNIHQNNFDYSVLAYIGHVLIWAAYQQRSNHMPTFFNKYNIELSVNEIERSIGGFHLWDRLRKMHDTMNSKRWKHVVKFRQAFAYEEDQFMLILRFMDVDSTIP; encoded by the coding sequence ATGGGCAAGAAGTCTAAGTCTAAAGTCCCTCAACAGAAATTGGATTTATCCGAGGAAATAATTAGTAATGAATCTAGGAAAGTTGCAGATTATGATTATGACTTATTACAAAGTGGTAATCCTGAtaaacaatttgaaaatgactTAGATTATCTACTTGAATCAGTAGATAATCAACCAATGAGAAGATCAGATGCTAAAGAGCTGTTTATACCTGATGAGATAGCTAACTATGAGGAGGCAATCTCGAACGATGGGCCAGTGCTGAAAGGCAGAAGGGCTAAAAAGTTCAAAATAACGCTAACCGATATCACGAAagatataaatgatatcaatTTCTCTTCTGATAGTGAACATGAGAAACCTATTGAGACGTCGAAGAcgaagaaagagaaaactAAAACTAAAACCAAAACCAAACCTGATTTGGACATAGGAAAACTAGAGAGACGAATTGTGGCAGATAATCCAgatgaaatagaaaatcATTCGTCTGAATCTGAGGAAATAAAGCAAAGACGAAAAGAAAAGAGACAGAGAAAAGATCAAAGACGGAAATTAAGAAAGGCAAACCAACAGGAATCTAATAACGATTCAACTACGGAACAACCTGAGCCtctgaaaaatataaatgagAAAATAACATCGAACGAGCCATCTGATCAggaaatgaagaaaaagtcaaagaaagataagaagaagaagaaggaaaaatCCAATACTAAtaccaaaatattcaaagaaGATATAAAACACGAAGAActagaaaataataatgggCCTGATAGCGTTGAATTaaccgaagaagaaatcgcTGAAGCattgaaaaaagaagaaaacgaaATAGATTCAGCTTTGAATGAAAGTCTCAAAAAATCCAAGAGAAAAGATCgtaagaagaagaaacaggCGAGGGACGAAAATCCAAATAAGGAACAGTCACCAGACTCAACGATACTAGTTAGTAAGACAGATGAATTGGTCACGCTTGATGAGTTAAAGAGTCAGAAAGTTGTGGACCAAGAATATTCTATTTATGACGAAGAAGCAAATTTAACCCGTAAAGAAAGAGATAGATTGCATCGTGAAAGACTGTCAGAAACATCCTATAAAGAACTGAAGGATAAACATAGCCCTTTTGATGTTACACTAAGATCAACAATGAAAACTAATACcaacaagaaatattctGACTCGTTACCTGCTGTTCAATGTATTAAGACAATCATTGGTCTTTCGCACCAACAGATTTTATCTCTTTCTTTATCTGATgttaaaatcaaaacaatTGTTTCGTCCTCTTCGATTTCGAAGTTTGCACATCATGTATTAAAGTTTGTTATCAAGTATTCGCATGATCTATTTAGTGACGACCAAAAGAAACTAacttttttcaaattatgtATGAATGTTGCATTATATGAGTCATCTGGGTTTAGGAAGACGGTTCAGTCATGTCCTTATGTACTTGAATGGTTCGGCCATTATGACGAATTAACCTTGGAACAGACGCACACTAGGCTAACTCCTTCTAGTCGAAATATCCATCAAAATAACTTCGATTATTCAGTGTTGGCATATATCGGCCATGTATTAATTTGGGCAGCATATCAGCAACGTCTGAACCATATGCCTAcctttttcaacaaatacAATATAGAATTGTCTGtcaatgaaattgaaagaagtATCGGTGGTTTCCATTTATGGGATCGTTTGAGAAAGATGCATGACACGATGAATTCAAAGAGATGGAAACATGTTGTGAAATTTAGACAAGCATTTGCATACGAAGAGGACCAATTTATGTTAATTTTACGATTCATGGATGTTGATAGTACCATACCTTAA
- a CDS encoding DEHA2D13442p (similar to CA4454|IPF15160 Candida albicans IPF15160): MIELYFIQDFCNMNLRNDFSIRSTRREARLISIRGMAFKLLVLKNDWFFKPNSEFPDFEKLTKLINKAYSKARYKFDIITTQRIKDPTTFLEDFSIDNNKRFCFFILLGSESSFDKIRLEDNFERDFSIPNRNLEESYACDIPEKYYDLLGFDNTSEIEIEEVDCNYVLDDTVLKRVLGTAGLKDCSKEEGEVNDTSELALTCFTSFMRNTAPQILDTVIYKYLLEPRYMSSHQLLNTATMKVMLHAEVIREHKLVEYYSSKCGFEFSSEILIEVDDNGKLKNNPFEDNILATGNFHVSFIHREIHI, encoded by the coding sequence ATGATTGAACTATATTTCATACAGGACTTCTGCAACATGAACTTGAGAAACGATTTTTCAATCAGATCTACACGAAGAGAGGCTAGGTTGATTTCGATAAGAGGAATGGCTTTCAAATTACTAGTATTAAAGAATGATTGGTTCTTTAAACCTAATTCTGAATTTCCTGATTTCGAAAAGTTAACAAAACTTATAAATAAGGCGTATAGTAAAGCTCGCTATAAGTTTGACATTATTACAACtcaaagaattaaagaTCCTACTACATTTCTTGAGGATTTTTCCATTGACAACAATAAGAgattttgtttcttcatattGCTTGGATCTGAGAGTCTGTTTGATAAAATCCGCTTAGAGGACAATTTTGAAAGGGATTTTAGCATTCCCAACCGCAATTTAGAGGAGAGTTATGCTTGTGACATTCCGGAGAAATATTACGATTTGCTTGGCTTTGATAACACTTCAGAGATCGAGATCGAGGAAGTAGATTGTAACTATGTTTTAGATGACACCGTGTTGAAAAGGGTGTTGGGAACAGCTGGATTAAAGGACTGCAGTAAAGAGGAAGGAGAAGTGAATGATACAAGTGAACTCGCACTCACTTGTTTTACATCGTTCATGAGAAATACTGCACCCCAGATTCTTGATACAGTGATTTATAAGTACTTACTTGAGCCTAGATATATGTCTTCACACCAACTCTTAAACACGGCAACGATGAAAGTGATGCTCCACGCAGAGGTTATACGTGAGCATAAGTTGGTCGAGTATTATTCTTCCAAATGTGGATTTGAGTTCTCTTCTGAAATATTGATCGAAGTCGATGATAACGggaaattgaagaacaatCCTTTTGAGGACAATATTCTCGCTACAGGGAACTTCCATGTATCATTTATTCATAGAGAGATACATATTTGA
- a CDS encoding DEHA2D13464p (highly similar to uniprot|Q9C475 Candida albicans Ess1p Peptidyl prolyl cis/trans isomerase): protein MSDTETGLPINWAIRVSRTHNKEYYLNQATKESSWEPPFGTDNDKLQKYIAKYKANGNKPVIPEDGKVRASHILVKSNQSRRPKSWKYPDGITRTRDEAILLLKSYQDKILGGEISLQDLASTESDCSSHAQGGDLGFFGKGQMQPSFEEAAFGLNVGEISDIIESDSGIHLIQRTA, encoded by the coding sequence ATGTCAGATACTGAAACTGGATTACCAATAAACTGGGCCATTCGTGTATCCCGTACGcataataaagaatattatttaaatcaagCCACTAAAGAATCATCTTGGGAACCACCGTTTGGAACCGATAATGACAAGTTGCAGAAATACATAGCTAAATATAAGGCAAACGGAAATAAGCCTGTTATTCCTGAAGATGGTAAGGTTCGTGCATCTCATATTTTGGTTAAGAGTAATCAATCGAGAAGACCGAAATCGTGGAAATATCCGGATGGAATAACCAGAACAAGAGACGAAGCtattttgttgttgaagctGTATCAAGACAAAATATTGGGTGGAGAAATCAGTTTACAAGACTTAGCTTCCACTGAAAGTGACTGCTCGTCTCATGCTCAAGGTGGTGACTTAGGATTTTTCGGTAAGGGTCAAATGCAACCTTCTTTCGAAGAAGCTGCGTTCGGATTAAATGTTGGTGAGATCAGTGATATCATTGAAAGTGATAGTGGTATTCACTTAATACAAAGAACTGCTTAA